One Anolis carolinensis isolate JA03-04 chromosome 5, rAnoCar3.1.pri, whole genome shotgun sequence DNA segment encodes these proteins:
- the LOC134299730 gene encoding uncharacterized protein LOC134299730, with protein MGGKESKGTGGPMTPLRCMLNNFEQLKEYTAEAGMVPCLEVWMLCLVWVCVWRFGCCIWFVFVLGALFGSLDVVDVYQEKVFPVRVDPQGDLSTANVRNSLRLYQNLNVCALEKGTPRVPNLRKIYQMEQEQNESPVAFLERLREAFEKFSPYDMDDQRDQAAGKIVLKSVFSSQCSPDIRRKLQKDAGLAHLTLERILEIANQVYLSREVVQAKREEAAVSRRAKVIAAVLGHELGKNKCARCHKQRHWAADCKVDLGGGQNRKVQNGSGSWKGRRQNRGAVNQPSRGPVAIGLVDPALDEAWAGFSERR; from the coding sequence atgggtgggaaagaatcgaAAGGGACAGGAGGGCCAATGACCCCCCTCCGATGTATGTTGAATAACTTTGAGCAATTGAAGGAGTACACAGCCGAGGCAGGAATGGTGCCTTGTTTGGAGGTTTGGATGCTGTGTTTGGTTTGGGTTTGTGTTTGGAGGTTTGGATGCTGTATTTGGTTTGTGTTTGTGCTCGGTGCACTGTTTGGAAGTTTGGATGTTGTGGATGTATACCAAGAGaaagtgttcccagtgagagtagaccctcAAGGGGATCTGAGTACAGCAAATGTTAGAAACTCATTGAGGCTGTATCAGAACCTGAATGTTTGTGCCCTGGAAAAAGGGACTCCAAGAGTTCCAAATTTGAGAAAGATctaccagatggagcaggagcAGAATGAAAGTCCAGTAGCATTTCTAGAAAGGCTCAGGGAAGCATTCGAAAAGTTTTCTCCATATGACATGGATGATCAGAGGGATCAGGCGGCAGGAAAGATAGTGTTGAAGAGTGTTTTCTCTAGCCAGTGCAGcccagacatacggagaaagttacagaaagatgctggtttggctcacttgactttggaaaggattttggagaTTGCAAACCAGGTTTATTTGTCCCGGGAGGTGGTGCAAGCCAAACGGGAAGAGGCAGCGGTGTCTCGTAGGGCCAAGGTTATAGCCGCTGTGTTAGGGCATGAGCTTGGAAAGAATAAATGCGCACGGTGCCACAAGCAAAGGCACTGGGCGGCGGATTGTAAGGTGGATCTTGGAGGAGGACAGAATAGGAAAGTGCAAAATGGGAGTGGAAGTtggaaaggaaggagacagaaccgtggagctgttaaccagcccagtaggggTCCGGTTGCAATTGGATTGGTTGATCCTGCATTGGATGAAGCATGGGCTGGTTTTTCTGAGAGAAGATGA